One window from the genome of Salisaeta longa DSM 21114 encodes:
- a CDS encoding FxLYD domain-containing protein, with protein sequence MLSGCSSKEPAGTRVTVSDFRYVQLPDGERQFMGRLHNKTKQTIPYAQIDVALYNRSGVQVGRRKIAVEKIPANGSAPFKRSVSTDASVDGARVESVLIP encoded by the coding sequence ATGCTTTCCGGATGTTCGTCGAAAGAGCCGGCCGGCACCCGCGTGACCGTGAGCGACTTTCGGTACGTGCAGCTGCCCGACGGCGAACGACAGTTCATGGGCCGCCTGCATAACAAAACGAAACAAACCATTCCATACGCTCAAATTGATGTCGCCCTGTACAACCGGTCGGGCGTACAGGTGGGCCGGCGAAAGATTGCGGTCGAAAAGATTCCTGCGAACGGCAGCGCGCCCTTCAAGCGCAGCGTGAGCACCGATGCCAGCGTAGACGGGGCCCGCGTGGAAAGCGTGCTGATCCCGTAA
- a CDS encoding PLP-dependent cysteine synthase family protein produces MTPVPSTHTPDADVRAAIGHTPLLQLSRIAADLPASVTLYAKAEHLNPGGSVKDRPARAMIDAGLQSGAFDPSTQTLIDATSGNTGIAYAMLGAAMGFDVLLALPANASDERKRILQAYGAELLLTDPMDGTDGAQARVRSVVEANPTAYFYPDQYSNAANWRAHYAGTGVELLEQTEHRITHFVAGLGTSGTFMGTVRRLKEARPAVEAIAMQPQTPLHGLEGLKHMDTARVPAIYDASLADRHVRCATEDAFAMTRRLAAEEGLLVGPSAGANVATALRIARTLDAGVVCTILCDTGTRYLSDDFWTSS; encoded by the coding sequence ATGACGCCTGTCCCTTCAACGCACACCCCTGATGCCGATGTACGCGCCGCTATCGGCCACACGCCGCTGCTGCAGTTGTCGCGCATTGCCGCCGACCTGCCGGCCTCGGTAACGCTCTACGCCAAGGCCGAGCACCTCAACCCCGGAGGCTCGGTAAAAGACCGCCCGGCGCGCGCGATGATCGACGCCGGATTGCAAAGCGGCGCGTTCGATCCGTCCACCCAAACGCTCATCGACGCAACCAGCGGCAACACCGGCATTGCCTATGCCATGCTGGGCGCAGCCATGGGCTTCGACGTGCTCCTTGCCCTGCCGGCGAACGCCTCCGATGAGCGCAAGCGCATCCTGCAAGCCTACGGCGCCGAGCTGCTGCTCACCGACCCGATGGACGGCACCGATGGCGCCCAGGCCCGCGTCCGATCGGTCGTGGAGGCGAACCCAACGGCGTACTTCTACCCCGACCAGTACAGCAACGCGGCCAACTGGCGCGCGCACTACGCGGGCACCGGCGTCGAGCTTTTAGAACAAACGGAGCACCGGATCACGCACTTTGTGGCCGGGCTGGGCACCTCGGGCACGTTCATGGGCACCGTGCGCCGCCTCAAAGAAGCGCGGCCCGCGGTGGAAGCCATCGCCATGCAGCCGCAAACGCCGCTGCACGGGCTGGAGGGCCTAAAGCACATGGACACGGCCCGCGTGCCCGCCATTTACGACGCCTCCCTGGCCGACCGCCACGTGCGCTGCGCCACCGAGGACGCCTTTGCCATGACGCGCCGCCTCGCTGCCGAAGAGGGGCTGCTCGTTGGCCCTTCCGCCGGTGCCAACGTGGCCACGGCCCTGCGCATCGCCCGCACCCTCGACGCGGGCGTCGTGTGTACCATCTTGTGCGACACCGGCACGCGCTACCTCAGCGACGACTTCTGGACTTCTTCCTGA
- a CDS encoding M67 family metallopeptidase, whose product MLTTDAVLDDIRAHGADAYPEEGCGFLLGQPTAAGNHVVRILPVTNRRTEQRERRYEITAEDYRDAAAVADAAGLDVVGFYHSHPDHPARPSTTDLDEATFPGYTYVIVSVQDGTPGDLTAWTLAPNRSRFEEESIADPSAAETIA is encoded by the coding sequence ATGCTTACCACCGACGCCGTTCTTGACGACATTCGCGCCCACGGGGCCGATGCGTACCCCGAGGAGGGATGCGGCTTTTTGCTCGGCCAGCCCACCGCCGCCGGAAACCACGTCGTGCGCATCCTGCCCGTTACCAACCGGCGCACCGAACAGCGCGAGCGGCGCTACGAAATCACAGCCGAAGACTACCGCGACGCGGCCGCTGTGGCCGACGCGGCAGGCCTCGACGTGGTGGGGTTCTACCACTCGCACCCCGATCATCCCGCACGCCCGTCGACGACCGACCTCGACGAGGCCACGTTTCCGGGCTACACCTACGTGATCGTGTCCGTACAAGACGGCACGCCGGGCGACCTTACGGCCTGGACCCTCGCCCCCAACCGCTCACGGTTTGAGGAGGAGTCGATTGCCGACCCGTCCGCGGCCGAAACGATTGCCTAA
- a CDS encoding MoaD/ThiS family protein, with protein sequence MATTTDTPTVTLHIPTPLRSFTDGHATVDVTAGTVDAALRTLVERYPDLKSNLYTDDDTLRQFVNVYVGDDDIRYRDGVATSLDGTEEVSIVPSIAGGRA encoded by the coding sequence ATGGCAACGACCACCGACACCCCAACCGTTACGCTGCACATTCCAACCCCGCTGCGCTCGTTTACCGACGGGCACGCAACCGTAGACGTGACCGCCGGCACGGTTGATGCCGCGCTGCGCACGCTTGTGGAGCGTTACCCCGACCTCAAGAGCAATCTGTACACCGACGACGACACGCTGCGGCAGTTCGTGAATGTGTACGTGGGCGACGACGACATCCGCTACCGCGACGGCGTGGCAACGTCCCTCGACGGCACCGAGGAGGTCTCCATTGTGCCGTCCATCGCCGGGGGCCGCGCCTAA